One Aphis gossypii isolate Hap1 unplaced genomic scaffold, ASM2018417v2 Contig00717, whole genome shotgun sequence DNA segment encodes these proteins:
- the LOC126555126 gene encoding histone-lysine N-methyltransferase SETMAR-like, with amino-acid sequence MVNIDKETVRQILHDELNMTKFCAKMVPKNLTLEQKDGMRQICVDILERMENERDLLKKVITCDETWIFQYDPKTKRQSMHWKTSASPKLKKARISKSKLKAMLIVFFDIKGVIMTEWVPQGQTVNQHYYLQVLTTLRERVRRKQA; translated from the coding sequence ATGGTTAATATCGACAAGGAGACCGTTAGACAAATTTTGCACGATGAATTAAACATGACAAAATTCTGCGCCAAAATGGTGCCTAAAAACCTCACTCTGGAACAGAAAGACGGTATGCGACAAATTTGCGTTGACATTCTTGAACGGATGGAAAACGAACGAGATTTGTTGAAAAAGGTGATAACATGCGATGAAACTTGGATTTTCCAATATGACCCCAAAACTAAGAGACAATCCATGCATTGGAAGACTTCCGCATCaccaaaattgaaaaaagctCGAATAAGCAAGTCGAAACTGAAGGCCATGTTGATCGTATTTTTCGATATTAAGGGTGTAATAATGACAGAATGGGTACCTCAGGGACAAACTGTGAATCAACATTATTACCTTCAAGTATTGACAACACTCAGAGAACGAGTAAGAAGAAAGCAGGCCTGA